In a single window of the Thermodesulfobacteriota bacterium genome:
- the cysE gene encoding serine O-acetyltransferase, with amino-acid sequence MFRTIRNDIKVIFERDPAVRSVVEIFLCYPGFHAVRFHHAAHWLWNHRLKLAGRLLSHISRGLTGIEIHPGATIGEGFFIDHGMGVVIGETAEIGKNVTLYHGVTLGGTTWNKGKRHPTLEDNVIVGAGAAILGNIRIGENSKVGSGSVVNRDVPPNSTVVGIPGRVVYREGNVYADPSGVGGTPDPEGKALKCLTEQLRALEERVEAMTKEIDTVKESARVRSAS; translated from the coding sequence ATGTTCCGCACGATCCGCAACGACATCAAGGTCATCTTCGAGCGGGACCCAGCGGTCCGCAGCGTCGTCGAGATCTTCCTTTGCTATCCCGGATTCCACGCGGTCCGGTTCCATCATGCCGCACACTGGCTCTGGAACCACAGGCTCAAGCTGGCGGGACGGCTCCTTTCCCATATCTCCCGGGGACTGACCGGGATCGAGATCCACCCGGGGGCGACGATCGGTGAAGGATTTTTCATCGACCACGGGATGGGGGTGGTCATCGGCGAGACGGCCGAGATCGGGAAGAACGTCACCCTCTACCACGGAGTCACCCTCGGCGGGACGACCTGGAACAAGGGGAAACGCCATCCGACCCTCGAGGACAACGTCATCGTCGGGGCAGGGGCGGCCATCCTCGGCAACATCCGGATCGGGGAGAATTCGAAGGTGGGGTCGGGCTCCGTCGTGAACCGGGACGTGCCGCCGAATTCCACGGTGGTCGGCATCCCCGGACGCGTGGTGTACCGGGAAGGAAACGTGTACGCCGATCCGTCCGGCGTCGGAGGAACCCCCGACCCGGAAGGGAAGGCGCTCAAGTGCCTCACCGAGCAGCTCCGCGCCCTCGAGGAACGGGTGGAGGCGATGACGAAGGAGATCGATACGGTGAAGGAGTCCGCCCGGGTGAGGTCCGCGTCTTGA
- the mnmA gene encoding tRNA 2-thiouridine(34) synthase MnmA — MKKGRILAAMSGGVDSSVAAFLLKKEGWDVIGVSMDLYDYSKVTRDREGTCCSLDDLYDARRVCDILGIPYYVLNLRDEFRREVIDPFVREYGAGRTPNPCILCNEHLKFRALLRKADELGAEGVATGHYAVIRKEPGGRCRLFAAPDGSKDQSYFLFSLDSGRLRRILFPVGEMPKDEVRRIASGAGLPVYEKKESQDICFITDVSYARFLEHKGIREEGGRFVDRDGNFLGNHKGVLHYTVGQRKGLGVASREPLYVVAIDAEKNEVVLGPENDTFSGGATVALPSFVAGAPPSKEFRAAAKIRYRHPGAPCTVSVGEERLEVRFDAPQRSVTPGQALVLYDGNEVLGGGWIECASALRS; from the coding sequence ATGAAAAAAGGACGGATCCTTGCGGCGATGAGCGGGGGGGTCGATTCCTCCGTCGCCGCATTCCTGCTGAAAAAGGAAGGGTGGGACGTGATCGGGGTCTCCATGGATCTTTACGATTACTCCAAAGTGACCCGCGACCGGGAAGGGACCTGCTGCTCCCTGGACGACCTGTACGACGCCCGGCGGGTTTGCGACATCCTCGGCATTCCATACTATGTCCTGAACCTGAGGGACGAGTTCCGGCGGGAGGTGATCGACCCGTTCGTTCGGGAATACGGCGCGGGACGGACCCCCAACCCCTGCATCCTGTGCAACGAGCACCTGAAGTTCCGGGCGCTCCTTCGAAAGGCCGACGAGCTCGGGGCGGAGGGGGTGGCGACGGGACACTACGCCGTGATCCGAAAAGAGCCCGGCGGCCGGTGCCGGCTCTTCGCGGCCCCGGACGGAAGCAAGGACCAGTCATACTTTCTCTTCTCCCTCGACAGCGGGCGGCTACGCAGGATCCTGTTCCCCGTCGGGGAGATGCCCAAGGACGAGGTGCGGCGGATCGCTTCCGGGGCGGGGCTACCCGTGTACGAGAAGAAGGAAAGCCAGGACATCTGCTTCATCACGGACGTCTCCTACGCGCGGTTCCTGGAACACAAGGGGATCCGGGAGGAGGGCGGGCGGTTCGTCGACCGGGACGGAAACTTCCTCGGGAACCACAAGGGGGTGCTGCACTACACCGTCGGGCAGCGGAAGGGGCTCGGGGTCGCATCGAGGGAGCCGCTGTACGTGGTCGCCATCGACGCGGAGAAAAACGAGGTCGTCCTGGGTCCCGAGAACGACACGTTCTCCGGCGGCGCCACGGTCGCGCTCCCGAGCTTCGTCGCCGGCGCCCCCCCATCGAAGGAGTTCCGGGCGGCGGCGAAGATCCGGTATCGCCATCCCGGCGCGCCCTGCACGGTCAGCGTCGGGGAGGAACGGCTCGAGGTGCGGTTCGACGCGCCGCAACGGAGCGTGACCCCGGGGCAGGCGCTCGTGCTGTACGACGGAAACGAGGTCCTCGGGGGCGGCTGGATCGAATGCGCAAGCGCCTTGCGGTCGTAA
- a CDS encoding Rrf2 family transcriptional regulator, whose translation MKITTRGRYAVMALVSLAGSSRGNPVTLQAIARQEAIPESYLQQLFLKLRKKNLVKSVRGPGGGFILSRHPSEITVGEIIRTAEGRPSTVGCRQSGRQCSMINKCRTQGMWDALEGKIEEFLDSISLEDLFEKRNEPAREAGA comes from the coding sequence TTGAAGATCACCACGCGCGGCCGCTACGCCGTGATGGCGCTCGTGTCGCTGGCAGGCTCCTCCCGGGGGAACCCCGTCACCCTGCAGGCGATCGCGCGGCAGGAGGCGATCCCCGAATCGTATCTCCAGCAGCTCTTCCTGAAGCTGCGGAAGAAGAACCTCGTGAAAAGCGTGCGGGGTCCCGGAGGGGGATTCATCCTATCCCGGCATCCCTCCGAGATCACCGTGGGGGAGATCATCCGGACCGCGGAAGGCAGACCGTCGACCGTGGGATGCCGCCAGTCCGGAAGGCAGTGCAGCATGATCAACAAGTGCAGGACGCAGGGGATGTGGGACGCCCTCGAAGGGAAGATCGAGGAGTTCCTCGATTCCATCTCCCTGGAGGACCTGTTCGAGAAAAGGAACGAACCGGCGCGGGAGGCAGGCGCATGA
- a CDS encoding helix-hairpin-helix domain-containing protein, with the protein MGSPGSGESSGRRQRSYLFLSMMLLVWNALATGIETLQSPRSGIALRTGSITDRERPVSSASTLQTTASPRNGPLSITQKYLIGKPIDINKSSKEEISALPGISDAIAEAIVAERERVGRFRSPEELLRVKGIKEKRLKKILPFLAKMENN; encoded by the coding sequence GTGGGCAGCCCAGGGAGCGGGGAGAGTAGCGGTAGAAGGCAAAGGTCCTACCTGTTCCTTTCCATGATGCTTTTGGTCTGGAATGCCCTCGCGACCGGCATCGAAACGCTTCAATCCCCCCGTTCCGGGATTGCCCTCCGTACCGGCAGCATCACGGATCGGGAGCGACCGGTTTCCTCCGCCAGCACCCTCCAGACGACCGCAAGCCCCCGGAATGGCCCCCTCTCGATCACGCAGAAATATCTAATTGGAAAACCGATAGATATCAACAAATCCTCAAAGGAAGAGATTAGCGCTCTTCCGGGGATTTCCGACGCAATTGCGGAAGCCATCGTAGCGGAAAGGGAGCGGGTCGGACGGTTCCGGTCCCCGGAAGAGCTGCTCAGAGTGAAGGGAATAAAGGAGAAGCGCTTGAAGAAAATCCTTCCTTTTCTGGCGAAGATGGAAAATAATTGA
- the cimA gene encoding citramalate synthase — MKPVRLYDTTLRDGTQAREISLSVLDKIKIAEKLDEFGIHYIEGGYPGSNPKDLEFFELARKVRWRNSAICAFGMTRRVGKKVEEDANIKAMLGAETPVITVVGKAWDFHVTEALRTTLEENLAAVGETISYLKTRTDKVFFDAEHFFDGYRNNPKYAMKVLAVSAEAGADCLVLCDTNGGSVTSEVARIVKEVKKATSVELGIHTHNDAEMAVANTIAAVESGVVQVQGTINGYGERCGNANLCSIIPAVQLKLGRKALPEGNIRKLYEVSRFVAEVANMGQWIHQPYTGDAAFAHKGGMHVSAIRRHPMTYEHIEPEAVGNMRHVLISDLSGKSNILSKIQERGLKFKSKDPNAEKILEEIKDLEHKGYQFEGADASFELLARKALGEHIPFFELKGFRVIDEKRSEGEDPIAEATIMIGVGDRVEHTAAMGNGPVNAMDNALRKALEKFYPEVAEVRLIDYKVRVIQQGGTGSSVRVLIQSGDKTTNWGTVGVSHNIIEASWQALVDSIRFKLWRTRGGQPRERGE, encoded by the coding sequence AGATCTCCCTTTCCGTCCTCGACAAGATCAAGATCGCCGAAAAGCTGGACGAGTTCGGGATCCATTACATCGAGGGGGGATACCCGGGGAGCAACCCGAAGGACCTCGAGTTCTTCGAGCTGGCCCGGAAAGTGCGCTGGAGGAACTCGGCGATCTGCGCCTTCGGGATGACCCGGCGGGTCGGGAAAAAAGTAGAGGAGGACGCCAACATCAAGGCGATGCTCGGGGCGGAGACTCCGGTCATCACCGTCGTGGGGAAGGCGTGGGACTTCCACGTCACGGAGGCGCTGCGCACCACCCTCGAGGAGAACCTGGCCGCCGTCGGGGAAACGATCTCCTACCTTAAGACGCGAACCGACAAGGTGTTCTTCGACGCGGAGCATTTCTTCGACGGGTACCGCAACAACCCGAAATACGCGATGAAGGTCCTGGCCGTGTCCGCGGAGGCCGGCGCGGACTGCCTCGTCCTGTGCGACACCAACGGCGGATCGGTCACTTCCGAAGTCGCGCGCATCGTGAAAGAGGTGAAGAAGGCGACTTCCGTCGAACTGGGCATACACACGCACAACGACGCCGAGATGGCCGTGGCGAACACCATCGCCGCGGTGGAAAGCGGAGTCGTCCAGGTGCAGGGCACGATCAACGGGTACGGGGAGCGCTGCGGGAACGCGAACCTGTGCTCCATCATCCCGGCCGTCCAGCTCAAGCTGGGGCGGAAGGCGCTTCCCGAGGGGAACATCCGGAAGCTGTACGAAGTGTCGCGCTTCGTCGCGGAAGTGGCGAACATGGGGCAGTGGATCCACCAGCCTTACACCGGGGACGCGGCGTTCGCCCACAAGGGCGGGATGCACGTCTCCGCGATCCGCCGCCACCCGATGACGTACGAGCACATCGAGCCGGAGGCCGTCGGGAACATGCGCCACGTGCTCATCTCCGACCTTTCCGGGAAAAGCAATATCCTGTCGAAGATCCAGGAGCGGGGGCTGAAATTCAAGTCGAAGGACCCGAACGCGGAGAAGATCCTCGAGGAGATCAAGGATCTCGAGCACAAGGGGTACCAGTTCGAGGGGGCCGACGCATCCTTCGAGCTCCTCGCCCGCAAGGCGCTCGGCGAGCACATTCCGTTTTTCGAACTGAAGGGGTTCCGGGTCATCGACGAAAAACGGTCCGAGGGAGAAGACCCCATCGCCGAGGCGACGATCATGATCGGCGTGGGCGACCGGGTGGAGCACACCGCGGCCATGGGGAACGGCCCGGTGAACGCGATGGACAACGCGCTGCGCAAGGCGCTCGAGAAGTTCTACCCGGAAGTGGCCGAAGTACGCCTGATCGACTACAAGGTCCGCGTCATCCAGCAGGGCGGGACCGGATCCTCGGTACGCGTCTTGATACAGTCCGGCGACAAGACGACCAACTGGGGCACCGTCGGGGTATCGCACAACATCATCGAGGCTTCCTGGCAGGCCCTGGTCGACAGCATCCGGTTCAAGCTCTGGAGGACGCGGGGTGGGCAGCCCAGGGAGCGGGGAGAGTAG
- a CDS encoding cysteine desulfurase family protein has protein sequence MRKVYFDHNATTPVHPEVAEAVLPYLGELFGNPSSIHWAGRDVRKAIEDAREEVAAFFGCRPLEIVFTSSGTESDNLALKGVSHLDGNRGKHIVTCRVEHPAVMNTCRFLESQGYRVTYVPVNRQGIVEPEVVRTAIEPDTFLVSIMAANNETGCLMPVREIGEIARKAGALMHTDAVQAAGKVPLDWETLPVDLLTFSGHKINGIKGAGGLIVRKGVEISADLTGGHQERGRRGGTENVVGIVGMGKAFSLLRRNMTSEIGEARRLRDALEKGIFDRIPELVLNGHPTQRLPNTLNVSFRFVEGEALLLNLDMMGIACSSGSACTSGSLEASPVLLAMGADPTDAQGALRFSLGYGNTDEDVSYTVDALVKVVDKLRAMSPLYNSRKAEAR, from the coding sequence ATGAGGAAGGTGTACTTCGACCACAACGCGACGACTCCCGTCCACCCGGAAGTCGCGGAAGCCGTACTGCCGTATCTCGGCGAGCTGTTCGGCAACCCGTCGAGCATTCACTGGGCGGGGAGGGACGTCCGGAAGGCGATCGAGGACGCAAGGGAGGAGGTCGCCGCCTTCTTCGGCTGCCGCCCTCTCGAGATCGTGTTCACCAGCTCGGGCACGGAAAGCGACAACCTGGCGCTGAAAGGGGTATCGCATCTCGACGGAAACCGGGGGAAGCACATCGTCACCTGCCGGGTGGAGCATCCGGCGGTCATGAACACCTGCCGTTTCCTGGAGAGCCAGGGGTACCGCGTGACCTACGTGCCGGTGAACCGGCAGGGGATCGTCGAGCCGGAAGTCGTCCGGACCGCCATCGAACCGGACACCTTCCTCGTCTCCATTATGGCCGCGAACAACGAAACGGGTTGCCTGATGCCCGTCCGCGAGATCGGCGAGATCGCGAGGAAGGCCGGCGCCCTGATGCACACGGACGCCGTGCAGGCCGCGGGGAAGGTCCCGCTCGACTGGGAGACGCTCCCGGTGGACCTGCTCACCTTCTCCGGCCACAAGATCAACGGCATCAAGGGCGCCGGGGGACTGATCGTCCGCAAGGGTGTGGAGATCTCCGCCGACCTGACCGGCGGTCACCAGGAGCGGGGGCGCCGGGGCGGCACGGAGAACGTGGTCGGGATCGTGGGGATGGGGAAAGCCTTCTCCCTGCTGCGCAGGAACATGACCTCCGAGATCGGAGAGGCCCGGCGCCTGCGCGACGCGCTCGAAAAGGGGATCTTCGACCGGATCCCCGAGCTGGTCCTGAACGGCCATCCGACGCAGCGGCTGCCGAACACCCTGAACGTCTCCTTCCGGTTCGTGGAAGGGGAGGCGCTGCTGCTCAACCTCGACATGATGGGGATCGCCTGCTCCTCCGGGTCCGCCTGCACCTCCGGATCGCTCGAGGCGTCGCCGGTGCTGCTCGCGATGGGCGCCGACCCCACGGACGCGCAGGGCGCGCTCCGGTTCTCGCTGGGGTACGGCAACACCGACGAGGACGTCTCCTACACCGTCGATGCGCTCGTCAAGGTCGTAGACAAACTTAGGGCGATGTCGCCGCTGTATAACTCCCGGAAGGCGGAGGCCCGATGA